One Salvelinus fontinalis isolate EN_2023a chromosome 11, ASM2944872v1, whole genome shotgun sequence DNA window includes the following coding sequences:
- the tex261 gene encoding protein TEX261, translated as MWFIYLLSWLSLVIQISFITLAIAAGLYYLAELIEEYTVATSRIIKYMILFSTGVLTGLYLFEGFPWLMMGCGLFTNLVYFGLLQTFPYILLSSPNFILSCVLVVLNHYMAFQYFAEEYYPFSEVLAYFTICLWIIPFSFFVSLSAGENVLPSTMQQGDDVVSNYFTKGKRGKRSGILLIFSFLKEAVLPSRQKMY; from the exons ATGtggtttatttatttactaagtTGGCTGTCGTTGGTGATACAGATATCTTTCATCACACTAGCAATTG ctgcTGGCCTGTATTATTTGGCAGAACTAATAGAAGAGTACACAGTTGCCACTAGTCGAATAATAAAGTACATGATACTG TTCTCTACAGGTGTGCTGACGGGCCTGTACCTGTTTGAGGGCTTCCCATGGCTGATGATGGGCTGTGGTCTCTTCACCAACCTGGTGTACTTTGGCCTCCTGCAGACCTTCCCTTACATATTGCTGAGCTCACCCAACTTCATTCTCTCCTGTG taTTGGTGGTGTTGAATCACTACATGGCTTTCCAGTACTTTGCTGAAGAGTATTACCCCTTCTCAGAG GTCCTGGCGTACTTCACCATCTGCCTGTGGAtcatccccttctccttcttcGTGTCGCTATCGGCGGGGGAGAACGTGCTTCCGTCCACCATGCAGCAAGGAG ATGACGTGGTCTCAAATTACTTCACCAAGGGCAAGAGGGGCAAGAGGTCTGGCATCCTGCTCATCTTCTCTTTCCTCAAGGAGGCAGTGTTGCCTAGTCGACAGAAGATGTACTGA